The Elaeis guineensis isolate ETL-2024a chromosome 11, EG11, whole genome shotgun sequence genomic interval AATAAGATAAACTCGACCCTCAATACTGCCAAcccaattttttaattataaagaaAGCCTTAGATACATCTTCTTCCTACTGGAATGCTCTTCCTCCCATGCCAAAATTATTGAAATATTACAAGATCCAATTTCCACATCATAACTTTTGTTAATAATTGCTTAGAATACCTTGTCCTTCTACATGGATAACATCTTTTTGTAAAACCAAACTTCTAGAGGATCAAAATGAATTATTTTCCTTCATCCTCGGGGAGACCAACATCCTCGATCAACCTAACTTCTATAAAAACCTCTTTTCCACTGAAAAAACATCAGAACCATTCCTCCTTCATATGAAGCTCACAAGTTTGGAATAACATGCCAGTTTCCTTTATTAGCAGTAATTTTGACACCAAGTGGAATCATAAGTTATTATAAACCCTGCATTCATAGTAATAGTTTTTAGAATAAAACAAAAGAGTATGCTGAAATTTGCTATGCACTTCTTTGTAATAAAAGCATTCTAGATATTTATAACATTATTCATCTAGAAAGTCATAACCATGGGCAGCATGTTAGCCACTACAATCAGTGTATCGTATGTCTCTATTTATAAAAGTCTAATCCCATGCAGTAGCTATAGCACTACAATATAATATGGCGGCATATTCAAATTGTTGTATTCCATAAGCAGATCTTTAGTGAAGCAGAAGATAGCATGCAAAAAGGAAGTGTGTAAAGGATGGAAAATTTTCAACTAGTCACAATGGAGCATTCTTGAACTGGTACAATATAAACAATCTGATGGGTGCACCATTAGCAAGTAACATTTTGGTATACCTGCATCTACAACTGCAGATAGTATGATTTAGTGGTCCCACCTAAGTGCACCTAAATTTTATACTCAATAATGGGCTCAGAAGTAATGCTTCAAGGTTATACCACGGAACATGACATGCTCGAGCCAGATGCCTGACAACATTTTCTCATAGATCAAGTACATAGGCATTTTACAATGAGAGTAATAGACATATTTTTGCATCTGGAATGACAAGGATTTTGTACTTTTCATATCTGACCCTGCTAGTATTATAAATTAACATAATATTTTCACATTATAATTAAGACATTTCTAAAGTCCGATTAATAAAACAATTAATTAGGTTATATTGGATTGCTCTTGAAGTGCTTTCTTATAGTTTTCCATTCATGTGTTCCTTTCAACAAATGATCTAAGACTTCACCATTACAATGTATTACAGAGCTTACCAAACATTGTGTTCAAGGAAGTTGGAGGTGGAGTCACCATAAAGTTTAAACCCAGGTAAAAAGCCATCATTAAAACCACCGTTACCATACAAAAAGTTGGAACTGCCAGTGCCCAATACCTGACAATAAAACCAGTAATCAGATAGTTTAACCAACTTCCATTAATTCAAACGACACATAACAAAGATGATGATTTCAAGTGAATTATGAAAAGTTACATTCACCAAGAGAAACAAGAACACGATGTCCTTTGTAtgaatatataaactaaaagGCTGCCCATTTAGTGAATTTAGGCAAGAGATCTTAGATCTTCCATAACATGGAAGCATGTAcattagcaaaaaataaaagatagttttTTCTTGATAAGCAAAAACTATTAACAATCTAGACAACTTTGACCTCTCAAGATTGTGATTCATGAAGACAAGATCACATGGGCTAAGAATAGTAGCGGATGCTGGCATATTAGTGATCCAATCATACGAAAAACCTAACAACGAAGTTGTTGCAATGAAATTGCCCGTCACCAGTTTTACGCGATGCCAAGCAACACATCGATATAAAAATGGCAATCAAGAACCCACAAAATTATAAGAAGAAGATCCATTGAGAGCAAATTTACTGACTTGCTGGGATAATAGGTGATCCCCAAATAATGCAACCAGGGTTCAGGGGTATACGCCCACACCAAAAAGATAACTGcatcaaagaaagaaagaaggatccAAAGAAGTTCTATGATCA includes:
- the LOC105053890 gene encoding phosphatidylinositol N-acetylglucosaminyltransferase subunit P isoform X2, translated to MERGPATEEVPSSPSWLVVSSPRRTLSLLRERRAAVSIFDSIEKGPGFAEEHGPKPSEVYGFVGSITTVIATVIFLVWAYTPEPWLHYLGITYYPSKYWALAVPTFCMVTVVLMMAFYLGLNFMVTPPPTSLNTMFGFIITYDSTWCQNYC